From Echeneis naucrates chromosome 7, fEcheNa1.1, whole genome shotgun sequence, one genomic window encodes:
- the LOC115046247 gene encoding histone-lysine N-methyltransferase SUV39H1 isoform X1, producing the protein MRMYKKRMCLQLTLTELNELAVSDCSVPCKMSWEKLEALCNRERLHCKALGVKRAKFNEYEVEFLCDYKKTKVEEFYFVKWKGFPESDNTWEPKRNLRCPKLMKQFHLDLDQELRRHKRRFIPKKLDKELRSLLIQKAKLRLILLRWEAHLNSTRNHPGRILVTNEVDLEAPPKNFSYINNYKVGPGIVLDEMAVGCECKDCLREPMNGCCPGASLHRMAYNDRGQVRVRAGQPIYECNSRCNCGPDCPNRVVQKGIQFDLCIFKTDNGRGWGVRTLQHIKKNTFVMEYVGEIITTDEAERRGHIYDRQGSTYLFDLDYVEDVYTVDATHQGNISHFVNHSCNPNLQVFNVFIDNIDERLPRIALFSTRAIRPGEELTFDYKMQINPVDTESTKMDSSFSLAGLPSSPKKRIRVECRCGSEFCRKYLF; encoded by the exons ATGAGGATGTATAAAAAGCGAATGTGTTTGCAATTGACCCTAACAGAGTTAAATGAACTCGCTGTGTCAGATTGCAGTGTGCCTTGCAAAATGTCCTGGGAGAAGCTGGAAGCCCTGTGTAACAGAGAGAGGCTTCACTGTAAAGCGCTTGGAGTGAAAAGGGCCAAGTTCAATGAGTATGAAGTGGAGTTCCTCTGTGACTACAAGAAGACTAAG GTGGAGGAGTTCTACTTTGTGAAGTGGAAAGGTTTCCCAGAGTCAGACAATACCTGGGAACCCAAAAGGAACCTCAGATGCCCCAAACTGATGAAGCAATTTCATCTGGACCTTGATCAGGAGCTGAGGCGCCACAAGAGGCGTTTCATCCCTAAAAAGTTAGATAAGGAACTGAGGTCACTTCTCATCCAGAAAGCCAAACTACGTCTGATTCTGCTACGTTGGGAGGCCCACTTGAATAGCACTCGCAACCATCCAGGTCGCATTCTTGTCACAAATGAAGTGGACCTTGAGGCCCCTCCAAAAAACTTCTCCTACATCAACAACTACAAAGTAGGCCCAGGAATAGTTTTAGATGAGATGGCTGTGGGTTGTGAATGTAAAGACTGTTTAAGGGAGCCAATGAATGGCTGTTGCCCTGGGGCCTCCTTGCACCGTATGGCCTACAATGACAGGGGGCAGGTTAGGGTCCGGGCTGGACAGCCAATTTACGAATGCAACTCTCGGTGTAACTGTGGCCCAGATTGTCCCAACAGAGTGGTGCAGAAGGGTATCCAGTTCGATCTGTGCATTTTTAAAACAGACAATGGCCGGGGCTGGGGGGTCCGCACTCTGCAACATATCAAGAAGAACACATTCGTCATGGAATATGTTGGAGAG ATCATCACAACAGatgaggcagagaggaggggtCATATATACGACCGCCAAGGATCGACATACCTTTTTGACCTTGATTATGTGGAGGACGTGTACACCGTGGATGCTACACACCAGGGCAACATCTCCCACTTTGTCAACCACAGT TGTAACCCCAACCTTCAGGTTTTCAATGTGTTCATTGACAACATTGATGAGAGACTCCCGAGAATTGCTTTATTTTCAACACGGGCAATTCGACCAGGAGAGGAGCTCACTTTCGACTACAAGATGCAAA TTAACCCAGTTGACACAGAAAGCACCAAAATGGACTCCAGTTTCAGTTTAGCAGGGCTCCCCAGTTCTCCCAAGAAGAGGATTCGAGTGGAGTGTCGCTGTGGGTCAGAATTTTGTCGAAAGTACCTGTTCTGA
- the LOC115046247 gene encoding histone-lysine N-methyltransferase SUV39H1 isoform X3, which yields MRMYKKRMCLQLTLTELNELAVSDCSVPCKMSWEKLEALCNRERLHCKALGVKRAKFNEYEVEFLCDYKKTKVEEFYFVKWKGFPESDNTWEPKRNLRCPKLMKQFHLDLDQELRRHKRRFIPKKLDKELRSLLIQKAKLRLILLRWEAHLNSTRNHPGRILVTNEVDLEAPPKNFSYINNYKVGPGIVLDEMAVGCECKDCLREPMNGCCPGASLHRMAYNDRGQVRVRAGQPIYECNSRCNCGPDCPNRVVQKGIQFDLCIFKTDNGRGWGVRTLQHIKKNTFVMEYVGEIITTDEAERRGHIYDRQGSTYLFDLDYVEDVYTVDATHQGNISHFVNHSSRFWLPSEGCAEPWHLVSW from the exons ATGAGGATGTATAAAAAGCGAATGTGTTTGCAATTGACCCTAACAGAGTTAAATGAACTCGCTGTGTCAGATTGCAGTGTGCCTTGCAAAATGTCCTGGGAGAAGCTGGAAGCCCTGTGTAACAGAGAGAGGCTTCACTGTAAAGCGCTTGGAGTGAAAAGGGCCAAGTTCAATGAGTATGAAGTGGAGTTCCTCTGTGACTACAAGAAGACTAAG GTGGAGGAGTTCTACTTTGTGAAGTGGAAAGGTTTCCCAGAGTCAGACAATACCTGGGAACCCAAAAGGAACCTCAGATGCCCCAAACTGATGAAGCAATTTCATCTGGACCTTGATCAGGAGCTGAGGCGCCACAAGAGGCGTTTCATCCCTAAAAAGTTAGATAAGGAACTGAGGTCACTTCTCATCCAGAAAGCCAAACTACGTCTGATTCTGCTACGTTGGGAGGCCCACTTGAATAGCACTCGCAACCATCCAGGTCGCATTCTTGTCACAAATGAAGTGGACCTTGAGGCCCCTCCAAAAAACTTCTCCTACATCAACAACTACAAAGTAGGCCCAGGAATAGTTTTAGATGAGATGGCTGTGGGTTGTGAATGTAAAGACTGTTTAAGGGAGCCAATGAATGGCTGTTGCCCTGGGGCCTCCTTGCACCGTATGGCCTACAATGACAGGGGGCAGGTTAGGGTCCGGGCTGGACAGCCAATTTACGAATGCAACTCTCGGTGTAACTGTGGCCCAGATTGTCCCAACAGAGTGGTGCAGAAGGGTATCCAGTTCGATCTGTGCATTTTTAAAACAGACAATGGCCGGGGCTGGGGGGTCCGCACTCTGCAACATATCAAGAAGAACACATTCGTCATGGAATATGTTGGAGAG ATCATCACAACAGatgaggcagagaggaggggtCATATATACGACCGCCAAGGATCGACATACCTTTTTGACCTTGATTATGTGGAGGACGTGTACACCGTGGATGCTACACACCAGGGCAACATCTCCCACTTTGTCAACCACAGT TCCAGATTTTGGCTGCCTTCAGAGGGCTGTGCAGAACCATGGCACTTGGTCAGCTGGTGA
- the LOC115045693 gene encoding organic solute transporter subunit alpha encodes MVSMEMVEGEQRNITMTSGRGPNCSWIRPEIPLSSQIFSAIQDDLWLFLIPAALAVILLAVFLEEVGFFLRHVHSTRQKRLYMWILGMYPVFALTSLIALYVPRSSSLCNFVASVYHSVTLLKFMGLITDFFGGKARMLEALFGQQVSPDPFPCCCCCCLPMVTINSSSRGWMMVAVLQLSVVRSILFFVTLVLWTDERYAYGDRDPLNPNLYVNAIICVSTLVSFYGHLLFYKATKKALPGYGLRAKFICIILVLVLCGLQSGILETMGALQVIPCTPPFSVLARSQLIYHYCVIVEMFCIGLYARHTFRKVEPSMVEKVECPTGVLQMEKSTQTDDVRPVHQKGGPLLSEDTQCSCCLVSASSPRDSNNEESLCKIEHAPLDRFSFFKVGAPESDRPDTVSPTSAEGPGLELNHITVRADINCQDCKDVTVV; translated from the exons ATGGTTTCCATGGAGATG GTGGAAGGTGAGCAGAGAAACATTACAATGACAAGTGGGAGAGGGCCCAACTGTAGCTGGATCAGGCCAGAGATTCCTCTGTCCTCACAAATCTTTAGCG CCATTCAGGATGATCTGTGGCTCTTCCTCATCCCGGCTGCCCTGGCCGTCATCCTGCTGGCTGTGTTTCTTGAGGAAGTGGGCTTCTTTCTGCGTCACGTCCACTCCACCAGACAGAAACGGCTCTACATGTGGATATTGGGCATGTACCCG GTGTTTGCCTTGACCTCCCTGATAGCTCTGTACGTGCCACGTTCCTCCTCGCTGTGTAATTTTGTGGCCTCAGT gtaTCACTCTGTGACCTTGCTGAAGTTCATGGGCCTAATCACAGACTTCTTTGGAGGGAAAGCTCGTATGCTGGAGGCTCTGTTTGGACAGCAGGTGTCCCCAGACCCtttcccctgctgctgctgctgctgtctcccAATGGTGACAATCAACAG cagcagccgtGGCTGGATGATGGTGGCCGTACTGCAGCTCTCTGTGGTCCGCAGCATCCTGTTCTTTGTCACTCTGGTCCTGTGGACAGATGAGCGTTATGCCTACGGTGAT CGGGATCCACTCAACCCCAACCTGTACGTGAACGCCATCATATGTGTGTCAACCTTAGTGTCCTTCTATGGCCACCTCCTGTTCTACAAAGCCACTAAGAAAGCTCTACCTGGCTATGGACTCAGAGCCAAGTTCATCTGTATAATCCTGGTGTTGGTGCTGTGTGGCCTGCAGAGTGGCATCCTAGAAACCATGGGTGCTCTGCAAGTGATCCCCTGCACACCACCCTTCTCCGTCCTGGCTCGGTCCCAGT TAATCTACCACTACTGCGTGATTGTGGAGATGTTTTGCATCGGCTTGTATGCCCGCCACACTTTCCGTAAGGTAGAGCCCAGCAtggtggagaaggtggagtGCCCTACTGGTGTGTTGCAGATGGAGAAAAGCACTCAAACAGATGATGTTCGGCCTGTGCATCAGAAGGGAGGCCCACTGCTCTCAGAGGACACTCAGTGCAGCTGCTGCCTCGTCAGTGCCTCCAGTCCTCGTGATAGCAACAATGAGGAAAGTCTGTGCAAGATAGAGCATGCTCCTTTGGATAGATTCTCCTTCTTTAAGGTGGGAGCCCCAGAGTCAGACAGACCAGATACAGTGAGTCCCACGTCTGCAGAGGGCCCAGGTTTGGAGCTAAACCACATCACTGTCCGAGCTGATATCAACTGTCAGGACTGTAAGGATGTAACAGTGGTGTGA
- the LOC115046247 gene encoding histone-lysine N-methyltransferase SUV39H1 isoform X2, with product MAENLKDCSVPCKMSWEKLEALCNRERLHCKALGVKRAKFNEYEVEFLCDYKKTKVEEFYFVKWKGFPESDNTWEPKRNLRCPKLMKQFHLDLDQELRRHKRRFIPKKLDKELRSLLIQKAKLRLILLRWEAHLNSTRNHPGRILVTNEVDLEAPPKNFSYINNYKVGPGIVLDEMAVGCECKDCLREPMNGCCPGASLHRMAYNDRGQVRVRAGQPIYECNSRCNCGPDCPNRVVQKGIQFDLCIFKTDNGRGWGVRTLQHIKKNTFVMEYVGEIITTDEAERRGHIYDRQGSTYLFDLDYVEDVYTVDATHQGNISHFVNHSCNPNLQVFNVFIDNIDERLPRIALFSTRAIRPGEELTFDYKMQINPVDTESTKMDSSFSLAGLPSSPKKRIRVECRCGSEFCRKYLF from the exons ATGGCGGAAAATTTGAAAG ATTGCAGTGTGCCTTGCAAAATGTCCTGGGAGAAGCTGGAAGCCCTGTGTAACAGAGAGAGGCTTCACTGTAAAGCGCTTGGAGTGAAAAGGGCCAAGTTCAATGAGTATGAAGTGGAGTTCCTCTGTGACTACAAGAAGACTAAG GTGGAGGAGTTCTACTTTGTGAAGTGGAAAGGTTTCCCAGAGTCAGACAATACCTGGGAACCCAAAAGGAACCTCAGATGCCCCAAACTGATGAAGCAATTTCATCTGGACCTTGATCAGGAGCTGAGGCGCCACAAGAGGCGTTTCATCCCTAAAAAGTTAGATAAGGAACTGAGGTCACTTCTCATCCAGAAAGCCAAACTACGTCTGATTCTGCTACGTTGGGAGGCCCACTTGAATAGCACTCGCAACCATCCAGGTCGCATTCTTGTCACAAATGAAGTGGACCTTGAGGCCCCTCCAAAAAACTTCTCCTACATCAACAACTACAAAGTAGGCCCAGGAATAGTTTTAGATGAGATGGCTGTGGGTTGTGAATGTAAAGACTGTTTAAGGGAGCCAATGAATGGCTGTTGCCCTGGGGCCTCCTTGCACCGTATGGCCTACAATGACAGGGGGCAGGTTAGGGTCCGGGCTGGACAGCCAATTTACGAATGCAACTCTCGGTGTAACTGTGGCCCAGATTGTCCCAACAGAGTGGTGCAGAAGGGTATCCAGTTCGATCTGTGCATTTTTAAAACAGACAATGGCCGGGGCTGGGGGGTCCGCACTCTGCAACATATCAAGAAGAACACATTCGTCATGGAATATGTTGGAGAG ATCATCACAACAGatgaggcagagaggaggggtCATATATACGACCGCCAAGGATCGACATACCTTTTTGACCTTGATTATGTGGAGGACGTGTACACCGTGGATGCTACACACCAGGGCAACATCTCCCACTTTGTCAACCACAGT TGTAACCCCAACCTTCAGGTTTTCAATGTGTTCATTGACAACATTGATGAGAGACTCCCGAGAATTGCTTTATTTTCAACACGGGCAATTCGACCAGGAGAGGAGCTCACTTTCGACTACAAGATGCAAA TTAACCCAGTTGACACAGAAAGCACCAAAATGGACTCCAGTTTCAGTTTAGCAGGGCTCCCCAGTTCTCCCAAGAAGAGGATTCGAGTGGAGTGTCGCTGTGGGTCAGAATTTTGTCGAAAGTACCTGTTCTGA